One region of Demequina sp. TMPB413 genomic DNA includes:
- a CDS encoding Rv2578c family radical SAM protein — translation MRWQGQKLESEAGDALPGLAKISNLIRSVRTPEFAGVTFHEVAAKSALNRVGPGSAVPFGWTINPYRGCSHACVYCFARPSHRYLELDAGRDFDSQVIVKVNVAEALRRDLARPSWTGEHVALGTNTDPYQRAEGKYRLMPGIIEALAQAHTPFSILTKGTLMRRDLPLLADAATVVDVQLAMSIAIFDDDLQSTMEPGTPTTAARLATVAAASEAGFEVAVFMMPILPFLTDSPEHLDAALGRIKEAGATQVSYTGLHLRPGVKEWYAAWLHRHRPDLVPRYRALYGDGAYAPKSYRRRLADTMRPLMEAHGLTKAATDEATGSATTRAEARDANGEWRKSVASTADAGAGPIPALF, via the coding sequence ATGCGCTGGCAGGGACAGAAGCTCGAATCGGAGGCCGGTGACGCCCTGCCCGGCCTCGCCAAGATCAGCAACCTCATCCGCTCCGTTCGCACGCCCGAATTCGCGGGCGTGACGTTTCACGAAGTGGCAGCCAAGAGCGCGTTGAATCGGGTAGGTCCGGGCAGCGCCGTTCCTTTTGGCTGGACCATCAACCCCTATCGCGGCTGCTCACACGCGTGTGTGTACTGCTTCGCGCGGCCAAGTCATCGCTACCTGGAGCTGGACGCGGGGCGCGATTTCGATTCCCAGGTGATCGTGAAGGTCAATGTGGCAGAGGCGCTGCGGCGCGACCTCGCACGCCCGTCATGGACGGGCGAACACGTCGCGCTTGGCACCAACACCGATCCCTATCAGCGGGCGGAGGGCAAGTACCGGCTCATGCCAGGCATCATCGAAGCCTTGGCACAGGCGCACACGCCGTTCTCGATTCTGACCAAGGGAACCCTCATGCGGCGGGATCTGCCGCTCCTTGCTGACGCGGCCACGGTGGTTGACGTGCAACTCGCGATGTCGATCGCGATCTTTGACGACGATCTGCAGTCGACCATGGAGCCGGGCACTCCCACCACGGCGGCACGGCTAGCGACGGTCGCTGCGGCCTCAGAGGCAGGCTTTGAGGTCGCCGTGTTTATGATGCCGATCCTGCCCTTTCTGACCGACAGTCCTGAGCATCTCGATGCCGCTTTGGGGCGCATCAAGGAGGCTGGCGCTACCCAGGTGAGTTACACGGGTCTTCACCTCCGCCCTGGCGTCAAGGAGTGGTACGCGGCGTGGCTGCATCGGCACCGGCCCGATCTGGTGCCGAGGTATCGCGCGCTCTACGGCGACGGCGCCTACGCCCCCAAGTCGTATCGGCGTCGGCTGGCTGACACGATGCGGCCGCTGATGGAAGCCCACGGGCTGACCAAGGCCGCTACCGACGAGGCGACGGGCAGCGCCACCACCAGGGCGGAGGCCCGCGATGCGAACGGCGAGTGGCGAAAGTCAGTGGCGAGTACGGCCGACGCCGGGGCCGGGCCGATTCCCGCCCTGTTCTAG
- a CDS encoding helix-turn-helix transcriptional regulator, translated as MTEPHLHSPLPRGIDADQAESLAAPFALLADPSRLRIVYALVEGGPMCVSDIAAVAGSGDSATSHQLAKLKAAGVVRAERKGREIWYQVADAHIRLLLDVAAQHYLAERREGPVS; from the coding sequence ATGACAGAGCCCCACCTTCACAGCCCGCTCCCCCGCGGCATTGACGCCGATCAAGCGGAAAGCCTCGCCGCGCCGTTTGCGTTGCTCGCGGATCCGTCTCGGTTGCGCATCGTCTACGCGCTCGTGGAAGGCGGGCCCATGTGCGTGTCGGACATCGCGGCGGTCGCTGGCAGCGGCGATTCCGCCACGAGCCACCAACTGGCGAAGCTCAAGGCGGCAGGAGTGGTGCGCGCTGAGCGCAAGGGCCGGGAGATCTGGTACCAAGTCGCCGACGCTCACATTCGCCTCTTGCTCGACGTCGCAGCGCAGCACTACTTGGCCGAGCGGCGGGAAGGCCCGGTCTCATGA
- a CDS encoding cation diffusion facilitator family transporter: protein MSASHDQASASAGGKHRRALAWVLGLVLAFVGVEVVAGLLTGSLTLLADAGHMATDALGVGMALAAVTAARRAARNPRHTFGHYRWEVLAALANAALLLGVAVYVAVEGVGRLREPVDVDAWPVLVVAIGGLAVNLVSFRLLHAGSKESLNVRGAYLEVMADAIGSVGVMVSAIVILTTGWPYTDAVVALALAAFIVPRAVSLGREALRIVVQSAPASVDVDALTGELATLASVTDVHDVHVWTLTSGMDVASVHLVSEEAHTAEVVRAAQSVLREHGLAHATVQVEDGAGQRCGSEW from the coding sequence ATGAGCGCAAGCCACGACCAAGCGTCTGCTTCAGCTGGTGGAAAGCACCGCCGCGCCCTGGCATGGGTACTCGGGCTCGTTCTCGCGTTTGTCGGAGTCGAAGTGGTCGCGGGATTGCTCACCGGCTCTCTCACCCTGTTGGCCGACGCCGGCCACATGGCAACCGACGCCCTGGGCGTCGGCATGGCGCTCGCCGCAGTGACCGCGGCCCGGCGTGCCGCCCGCAACCCCCGCCACACTTTCGGCCACTACCGCTGGGAGGTGCTGGCCGCACTTGCCAATGCCGCGCTTCTGCTCGGCGTGGCCGTCTACGTCGCTGTCGAGGGCGTCGGCCGCTTGCGCGAACCTGTCGACGTGGACGCGTGGCCGGTCCTTGTGGTCGCCATCGGCGGGCTCGCCGTGAACCTGGTGAGCTTCCGGCTGCTCCACGCTGGTTCCAAGGAAAGCCTCAACGTGCGCGGCGCCTACCTGGAGGTGATGGCCGATGCCATCGGCTCGGTGGGCGTCATGGTGTCGGCGATCGTGATTCTTACCACCGGGTGGCCCTACACGGACGCGGTCGTGGCACTTGCCCTCGCCGCATTCATCGTGCCGCGCGCCGTGTCGCTGGGAAGGGAGGCACTACGGATCGTGGTGCAGTCGGCGCCTGCCTCTGTCGACGTCGATGCGCTCACCGGAGAACTGGCGACGCTGGCGTCCGTCACGGATGTGCATGACGTCCACGTCTGGACCCTAACATCAGGTATGGACGTGGCGAGCGTGCACCTGGTGAGCGAGGAGGCGCACACGGCCGAGGTGGTGCGGGCCGCGCAGTCGGTACTGCGGGAGCACGGCCTCGCCCACGCGACCGTGCAGGTTGAGGACGGCGCGGGGCAGCGGTGCGGGTCGGAGTGGTGA
- a CDS encoding sugar O-acetyltransferase — translation MTDAIWRERKNERPQEDPTRTELEKLRADEWFKYRAGPELPELQRETLEVCREVSTKYFADPAAMTDAFAGAIDSCGPGLDIRPPISVEYGERVSIGANVFINSDFMVIGSGRITIGNNVLIGPGTRLYTPNHSLDVELRRQGWEIGLPITIEDDAWLGGSVVVCPGVTIGARAVVGAGSVVTKDVPPDVVVAGNPARVVREL, via the coding sequence ATGACCGACGCCATCTGGCGCGAGCGCAAGAACGAGCGCCCCCAGGAAGACCCGACCAGGACGGAACTCGAAAAACTCCGCGCCGACGAATGGTTCAAGTACCGCGCCGGACCAGAGTTGCCTGAACTCCAACGAGAGACACTCGAGGTCTGCCGCGAGGTGTCTACGAAGTACTTCGCGGACCCGGCCGCCATGACAGACGCGTTCGCGGGCGCAATCGACTCCTGCGGACCGGGCCTAGACATCCGCCCGCCCATCTCCGTCGAGTACGGCGAGCGCGTCTCGATCGGTGCGAACGTCTTCATCAATAGTGACTTCATGGTGATCGGCTCTGGCCGCATCACCATTGGCAATAACGTCCTCATCGGGCCCGGTACACGCCTTTACACGCCCAACCACTCCTTGGACGTCGAGTTGCGCAGGCAGGGATGGGAGATCGGCCTGCCCATCACCATCGAGGACGACGCGTGGCTGGGCGGTTCGGTCGTGGTGTGCCCCGGCGTGACCATCGGCGCGCGCGCCGTCGTGGGGGCCGGTTCCGTTGTCACCAAGGACGTCCCGCCCGACGTCGTGGTTGCGGGCAACCCCGCGCGGGTGGTGCGCGAGCTCTAG
- a CDS encoding DUF5317 domain-containing protein gives MLVLVLCALAVVSPLILWRWPAGLLLRRWRWPLLIWAALALQLVALEVPMPHTLASVLHILTYAVAVTFLWFNRSAPGVWWVGSGAALNGIVIALNGGTLPASRSASEAAGIDTDGAFANSAVLDSPVLPWLGDVFAWPAPLPLANTFSVGDVLIVLGAWIAAWSGTRRLGKATSPTAAVGETTPMPGQLTPGETTQGETTQSKPTPAQPD, from the coding sequence ATGCTCGTTCTCGTCTTGTGCGCCCTGGCCGTGGTGTCGCCCTTGATCTTGTGGCGCTGGCCTGCCGGGCTTCTGCTGAGGCGGTGGCGGTGGCCGCTCCTCATTTGGGCGGCCCTCGCGCTGCAACTCGTGGCGCTCGAGGTGCCCATGCCGCACACGCTCGCGTCCGTGCTGCACATCCTCACCTACGCCGTGGCCGTCACGTTCCTCTGGTTCAACAGGAGCGCACCCGGTGTGTGGTGGGTGGGCTCCGGCGCCGCCCTCAATGGCATCGTCATTGCACTCAACGGTGGCACGCTCCCTGCGAGTCGATCGGCGAGCGAGGCCGCGGGCATCGACACCGATGGCGCGTTTGCCAACTCGGCCGTGCTCGACAGCCCCGTGCTTCCGTGGCTCGGCGACGTTTTCGCCTGGCCGGCACCGCTCCCGCTCGCGAACACGTTCAGTGTGGGGGACGTGCTGATCGTGCTCGGCGCATGGATCGCGGCTTGGAGTGGGACGCGTCGGCTCGGCAAAGCAACGTCGCCGACGGCGGCGGTGGGGGAGACGACGCCGATGCCGGGCCAGCTGACGCCGGGGGAGACGACGCAGGGGGAGACGACGCAGTCAAAGCCGACGCCGGCACAACCCGACTAG
- a CDS encoding bifunctional diguanylate cyclase/phosphodiesterase has protein sequence MGLSGLAVIAAAVVFTPWSQVLPELLLWPTLFLVVAAVAGEVKPLLIGSRAQERTLSTSAPFVLALIAVGGLGIAVVVQAVASVVDDLHQRRAWTKSLFNTAQYALSVVAGRAIYSWLAGVPIFGGPSTVSPGQIVPLVIAGACMFLVNWILVAGVISLSTGQSLQLVLRDDLRDLLVSNVVLLCVGGIAAIVADDGVGALALLGAPVIAAHLFVSASARHAYDATHDSLTGLGNRGQLHRELERGFEAADDTDTAGPSLVLFDLDHFKDINDTLGHPVGDQILRHVAGQLVAAAPDNASVHRLGGDEFAVVVRGGLLEARQMARELLASFDNAVPVGELELLVRASVGVAVAPEHGEDGETLMKNADIALYHAKLERDRISTYSPDLDVNTVERLQLLADLRTAIDKRELHVAYQPQVDLMDHRTVGVEVLVRWYHPRRGLVAPDEFVPLAENSGLIFPLTAFVLDTALGQLASWRALGYKLRLAVNLSARHLSDLGLPDQVAQAAKLHGVPLNSLVLEVTETGILSDPARADVVIRALRAMGVEISIDDYGTGNASLSYLKRLEIDELKIDRSFVCDIRSDDHDLIIVRSTIELALALGLRVVAEGIEDEPTATTLRAMGRVIGQGYHLGEPNSAEQMEARLRGEAQTAAAARQAAR, from the coding sequence GTGGGGTTGTCGGGGCTTGCAGTCATCGCCGCGGCCGTGGTGTTCACACCATGGTCGCAAGTGCTCCCCGAACTGCTTTTGTGGCCCACGCTATTTCTCGTCGTTGCGGCCGTCGCGGGCGAGGTGAAGCCCCTGTTGATCGGATCGAGAGCGCAGGAGCGCACCCTTTCGACATCTGCTCCGTTCGTGCTGGCGCTCATCGCGGTCGGGGGCTTGGGGATTGCGGTTGTGGTGCAAGCTGTCGCCAGCGTCGTCGACGACCTGCACCAGCGCCGAGCGTGGACCAAGTCGCTGTTCAACACTGCGCAGTACGCGCTGAGCGTCGTCGCTGGCCGAGCGATCTACTCCTGGCTGGCTGGCGTCCCCATTTTTGGTGGACCATCGACGGTTTCGCCGGGCCAGATAGTTCCGTTGGTTATCGCGGGTGCGTGCATGTTTCTCGTCAACTGGATACTCGTTGCTGGCGTGATTTCTCTCTCCACAGGTCAGTCCCTGCAACTCGTGTTGCGAGACGACTTGCGAGACCTTCTGGTGAGCAACGTCGTGTTGCTTTGCGTCGGTGGCATCGCCGCGATCGTCGCGGACGATGGCGTGGGTGCCTTGGCCCTCTTGGGTGCCCCTGTGATCGCAGCGCATCTTTTCGTCTCCGCGTCGGCCCGTCACGCATACGACGCAACGCATGATTCACTCACGGGGCTAGGTAACAGGGGACAACTCCACCGTGAACTCGAGAGAGGATTTGAGGCCGCTGACGACACGGACACCGCCGGCCCCAGCCTCGTCCTGTTCGACCTCGACCACTTCAAGGACATCAACGACACTCTTGGCCACCCCGTCGGCGACCAGATCCTGCGCCACGTCGCGGGACAACTCGTGGCCGCCGCACCAGACAACGCCTCTGTCCACCGCTTGGGTGGCGACGAGTTCGCAGTCGTTGTCCGCGGCGGACTGCTCGAAGCTCGCCAGATGGCCCGCGAACTCCTCGCGTCCTTCGACAACGCCGTGCCCGTCGGCGAACTCGAACTGCTGGTGCGTGCCAGCGTCGGCGTTGCCGTCGCCCCCGAACACGGCGAGGACGGCGAGACCCTCATGAAGAACGCCGATATCGCGCTGTACCACGCCAAACTCGAGCGCGACCGCATCAGCACCTACTCGCCCGACCTGGACGTCAACACCGTCGAGCGCCTCCAACTGCTCGCCGACCTCCGCACCGCGATCGACAAGCGCGAACTTCACGTCGCGTACCAGCCGCAAGTTGACCTGATGGACCACCGCACGGTCGGCGTCGAGGTCCTTGTGCGCTGGTACCACCCGCGCCGCGGGCTGGTGGCGCCTGACGAGTTTGTCCCCTTGGCGGAGAACTCCGGCCTGATCTTCCCCTTGACGGCGTTCGTGCTCGACACCGCGCTTGGCCAACTCGCCTCATGGCGAGCCCTCGGCTACAAGCTTCGCCTCGCCGTCAACCTGTCCGCGCGCCACCTGTCCGATCTCGGCCTGCCCGATCAGGTCGCCCAGGCCGCGAAACTGCACGGCGTGCCGCTGAACTCCCTGGTGCTCGAGGTGACGGAGACCGGCATTCTGTCCGACCCCGCTCGCGCCGATGTGGTGATCCGCGCACTGCGCGCTATGGGCGTCGAGATCTCGATCGACGACTACGGCACTGGCAATGCGTCCCTCAGTTACCTCAAGCGGCTCGAGATCGACGAGCTCAAGATCGACCGTTCCTTTGTGTGCGATATCCGCAGCGACGATCACGACCTCATCATCGTGCGCTCCACGATCGAACTCGCCCTCGCGCTCGGCCTGCGTGTGGTCGCCGAGGGCATCGAGGATGAGCCCACCGCGACGACGCTGCGAGCCATGGGCCGCGTCATCGGTCAGGGCTATCACCTTGGCGAACCGAACTCCGCCGAGCAGATGGAGGCGCGCTTGCGCGGCGAGGCGCAGACGGCGGCAGCGGCCAGGCAGGCGGCCCGCTAA
- a CDS encoding peptide chain release factor 3 codes for MTDAPPRPALAATVTKEAARRRSIAVISHPDAGKSTLTEALALHAHAIDRAGAVHGKGGRSGTVSDWLEVERKRGISITSAALQFEYGDHIINLLDTPGHADFSEDTYRVLTAVDAAVMLLDAAKGLEPQTLKLFDVCRRRGVPVITFVNKWDRPGRAVLDLCDELEQRIGLRATPITWPVGEAGRFEGLLDREDLSVRTYVKSPGGADVAEEHYLPAADAVQQLGDAYEVAYDEAHLLESVDRESFLQGKTTPMLFGAALANIGVRQLLDAVVALAPPPRARPAAGAGSAARQIDEPFSGFVFKIQAGMDRQHRDHLAYIRVCSGRFERGMVVTHEPSGRPFATKYALSVFGRERETMEEAFPGDVVGLVNASNLSVGDTIFDPAGAVVCFPPMPAFAPEHFAVASVRDPGRSKQFRKAIAQLEQEGVVQVLISENRGDANPILAAVGPLQFEVAEFRMEHEFSAPIRLDRMGFSLARVVRPADLAAVGASSAIEIVRRRDGAWLALFRDIWHVRSFERAHSDIPLVPLDASDD; via the coding sequence GTGACCGACGCACCACCGCGCCCAGCACTGGCCGCGACAGTGACCAAAGAGGCCGCGCGTCGCCGCAGCATCGCCGTCATCTCCCACCCCGACGCTGGCAAGTCGACCCTCACCGAAGCATTAGCGCTGCACGCCCACGCGATCGACCGCGCCGGCGCCGTGCACGGAAAGGGCGGGCGCTCCGGCACCGTGTCCGACTGGCTTGAGGTGGAGCGCAAGCGCGGCATCTCCATCACCTCCGCAGCGTTGCAGTTCGAATACGGCGACCACATCATCAACCTCCTGGACACCCCAGGCCACGCGGACTTCTCCGAGGACACCTACCGCGTGCTCACCGCCGTCGACGCCGCAGTGATGCTTCTCGACGCCGCCAAGGGTCTTGAGCCGCAGACCCTCAAGCTGTTCGACGTGTGTCGCAGGCGCGGAGTGCCCGTCATCACGTTCGTCAATAAGTGGGACAGGCCGGGCCGCGCCGTGCTTGACCTGTGCGACGAACTCGAACAGCGCATCGGCCTGCGCGCCACGCCCATCACGTGGCCCGTTGGCGAGGCGGGTCGCTTCGAGGGACTGCTCGACCGCGAGGACCTGAGCGTCCGCACCTACGTCAAGAGCCCCGGTGGCGCCGACGTTGCCGAAGAGCACTACCTTCCAGCGGCCGACGCTGTGCAGCAGTTGGGCGACGCGTACGAGGTCGCGTACGACGAGGCTCACTTGCTCGAATCGGTCGACCGAGAGTCCTTCCTCCAAGGAAAGACCACCCCCATGCTTTTTGGAGCGGCGCTCGCCAACATCGGCGTGAGGCAGCTTCTCGACGCCGTCGTCGCCCTGGCGCCGCCGCCGCGCGCACGGCCAGCGGCCGGCGCAGGGTCAGCCGCCAGGCAGATCGACGAGCCATTCAGTGGTTTCGTCTTCAAGATCCAGGCGGGCATGGACCGCCAACACCGCGACCACCTGGCCTACATCCGCGTGTGCTCTGGGCGGTTTGAACGCGGCATGGTCGTCACGCACGAGCCTTCAGGGCGACCCTTCGCGACCAAGTACGCCCTGTCGGTGTTTGGGCGCGAACGCGAGACGATGGAAGAGGCGTTTCCTGGCGACGTCGTCGGCCTGGTCAACGCCAGCAATCTGAGCGTTGGCGATACGATCTTTGATCCCGCCGGCGCGGTCGTGTGCTTTCCCCCTATGCCTGCCTTTGCGCCGGAGCACTTCGCGGTGGCTTCCGTGCGTGACCCTGGGCGGTCGAAGCAGTTCCGCAAGGCGATTGCACAGCTCGAGCAAGAGGGCGTGGTGCAGGTGCTCATTTCTGAGAATCGTGGCGACGCGAACCCGATCCTCGCGGCCGTGGGACCGCTGCAATTCGAGGTGGCCGAGTTCCGCATGGAGCACGAGTTCTCCGCACCCATTCGGCTCGACCGGATGGGCTTTTCGCTCGCGCGGGTGGTCAGGCCTGCCGATCTTGCTGCCGTGGGCGCGTCGTCCGCGATTGAGATCGTGCGCCGACGCGACGGCGCGTGGCTGGCGCTGTTCCGCGACATCTGGCATGTGAGGTCATTTGAGCGGGCTCATTCGGATATCCCTTTGGTGCCACTCGACGCGAGCGACGACTGA
- a CDS encoding alpha/beta hydrolase family protein: protein MAATTLAVGGCTSTTPPATESAFESASPTETAAARPSVTNTVFQFESEELAGNDLGVSSQITVGVLLPDAYFESDDPLPVLYFLPGYTATQTAADMPDVIGEALNATEPMIVVTVTGANELGGGWYTDSSATGRWEQALVAEIVPYIDDHYRTVESREARGLAGHSMGGYGALTIGMKHADVFGSVFALAPAMAGEQGIDVPQLFGSESRARSVLASMESLDGLDGEALLDEMVTSQANFEFSYGTAFAPSPEPPYFRYPYSLANGEIVRDDAVWAQWQAGFGNTEVELARHRDDLQSLVALGLDCGVNDELTWIVEGCEFIDAELTELEVPHVYTLHEGNHTSLFAQRLPDVMLPFFAEVFAEDGQP from the coding sequence GTGGCGGCGACGACGCTGGCGGTCGGGGGTTGCACGTCGACCACTCCGCCGGCCACGGAGTCCGCCTTTGAGTCGGCGAGTCCCACGGAGACCGCGGCGGCACGGCCGTCCGTGACGAACACCGTGTTCCAGTTCGAGTCAGAGGAGTTGGCGGGCAATGATTTGGGAGTCTCCTCCCAGATCACGGTAGGAGTGTTGCTGCCGGATGCCTACTTCGAGTCAGACGACCCGCTTCCCGTGCTGTACTTCCTGCCCGGGTACACCGCCACCCAGACGGCCGCCGACATGCCCGACGTCATCGGCGAGGCCCTGAACGCGACCGAGCCCATGATCGTCGTCACCGTGACGGGAGCCAATGAACTTGGGGGTGGCTGGTACACCGACTCGAGCGCGACCGGCCGTTGGGAGCAGGCGTTGGTCGCGGAGATCGTGCCGTACATCGACGACCACTATCGAACGGTCGAGTCTCGCGAGGCGCGCGGTCTTGCGGGTCACTCAATGGGCGGCTACGGCGCCTTGACGATCGGGATGAAGCACGCCGACGTTTTCGGTTCGGTCTTCGCGCTTGCGCCAGCCATGGCGGGGGAACAGGGGATCGACGTGCCCCAACTGTTCGGGTCTGAGTCGCGGGCGCGGTCCGTGCTGGCGTCCATGGAGTCGCTTGACGGGCTCGACGGCGAGGCGCTGCTTGACGAGATGGTGACGTCACAGGCCAACTTCGAGTTCTCGTATGGCACGGCTTTCGCGCCCTCGCCAGAGCCTCCCTACTTTCGGTACCCATACTCCCTGGCAAACGGCGAGATTGTGCGCGACGACGCGGTGTGGGCCCAGTGGCAGGCAGGCTTTGGCAACACGGAGGTCGAGCTTGCGCGGCACCGCGATGACCTCCAGTCGCTCGTCGCACTGGGGCTGGACTGCGGGGTCAACGACGAACTGACGTGGATCGTGGAGGGCTGCGAGTTCATCGATGCAGAGCTGACCGAGCTCGAGGTACCTCACGTGTACACGCTGCACGAGGGAAACCACACGAGCCTCTTCGCGCAGCGCCTGCCGGACGTGATGCTGCCCTTCTTCGCGGAGGTATTTGCCGAGGATGGCCAGCCCTAG
- a CDS encoding Dabb family protein yields MSAPGSIVHVVLTEWRDDAPAEVLEKMRADVGRFVGEIPGVVDVVEGSSASVEGLEAGFEWALVVTFASVGARDGYLDHPAHTPVAEVIGRWAERLVVFDVAA; encoded by the coding sequence ATGAGCGCTCCCGGAAGCATCGTCCACGTTGTCCTGACCGAATGGCGCGACGACGCCCCTGCCGAGGTTCTCGAAAAGATGCGCGCCGACGTCGGCCGTTTTGTAGGCGAAATCCCGGGTGTCGTTGACGTGGTCGAGGGTTCGAGCGCGAGCGTCGAAGGGCTCGAGGCTGGCTTTGAGTGGGCGCTCGTGGTGACCTTTGCCAGCGTCGGCGCTCGCGACGGCTATCTCGACCACCCGGCCCACACTCCCGTGGCCGAGGTCATCGGGCGGTGGGCAGAGCGCCTCGTGGTCTTCGACGTGGCCGCCTGA
- a CDS encoding mechanosensitive ion channel family protein gives MMTLVADFEWDSSVGGAARTAILFVGLVVVSLIVNRVATRVFGDTDQRFNVRRIVRAIIWFVAVFGLIVIWQPLGGSLAPTLGLATAGLAFAMQEAIGAIAGWFNITFGSIFRVGDRVQMGGVQGDVIDISLLKTRLMEIGDDAETTWVGGRQYTGRVVTVSNKATFTEPVYNYSSFFEYIWEEIEVAIPHHEDWRGASLVLEEEARRQATAEGAREAMATVRQRFPVPDTEVEPRVFAAADETYMRLAVRFVVPVRSARTVKDQITRRIHRRLEAAGVEVVATQVVQQAATVWEPIEALADPEEPDTQS, from the coding sequence ATGATGACGCTCGTGGCGGACTTCGAATGGGACTCGAGCGTGGGAGGGGCGGCGCGCACGGCGATCCTGTTCGTCGGCCTGGTGGTGGTGTCGCTCATCGTCAACCGCGTGGCCACGCGCGTCTTCGGCGACACGGATCAGCGCTTCAACGTGCGGCGCATCGTGCGCGCGATCATCTGGTTTGTTGCGGTGTTTGGGCTCATCGTGATTTGGCAGCCGCTGGGCGGCAGCCTCGCGCCGACGCTGGGCCTGGCGACCGCGGGTCTCGCCTTCGCCATGCAGGAGGCGATTGGCGCGATCGCTGGGTGGTTCAACATCACCTTCGGGTCGATCTTCCGGGTGGGCGACAGGGTGCAGATGGGCGGCGTCCAAGGCGACGTCATCGACATCTCGCTGCTGAAGACGAGGCTGATGGAGATAGGCGACGACGCCGAGACCACTTGGGTGGGCGGCAGGCAGTACACCGGGCGCGTGGTAACGGTGTCCAACAAGGCCACGTTCACCGAACCCGTCTACAACTACAGCAGCTTCTTCGAATACATCTGGGAAGAGATCGAGGTGGCCATTCCGCATCACGAGGATTGGCGGGGCGCCTCGCTCGTGTTGGAAGAGGAGGCGAGGCGGCAGGCGACGGCGGAGGGCGCCCGCGAGGCCATGGCGACCGTGCGCCAGCGCTTCCCTGTACCGGATACCGAGGTGGAGCCCCGCGTGTTCGCCGCCGCCGACGAGACCTACATGCGCCTGGCTGTGCGCTTTGTGGTGCCGGTGCGCAGTGCCCGCACGGTGAAGGATCAGATCACGCGACGCATCCACCGGCGGCTCGAGGCCGCGGGGGTCGAGGTGGTCGCTACGCAGGTGGTGCAACAGGCCGCGACCGTGTGGGAGCCCATTGAGGCGCTGGCCGACCCTGAGGAGCCCGACACGCAGTCCTAG